One region of Syntrophobacterales bacterium genomic DNA includes:
- a CDS encoding TRAP transporter substrate-binding protein, which produces MKRAIVTMLCLGCLIGVFAGQGEAQTVINIATVTNPAFVHNYAAKWFEEELEKALPGKYKVVLHHSGALGSETQVLQQIQLGTTQMSVCTTGPVETFVPEIKALEMPFVFTSYQAADSALDGPIGKYLAGRFEKAGFFPLHFLDNGFRNVTNSRRPVKTPADLKGLKIRTMESPTHLAIWRAIGANPTPMAWPIFTALQQGVIDGQENPIAVIHAAKLIEAGQKHLTITRHVYSALVFVANKNFMDNLPAADRKIVMAAARTASLKGRAFIRDNEAKQLAELKAAGMQVEEKPDIAAFRKATAPVIDATTGETKKLIQEIRKISR; this is translated from the coding sequence ATGAAAAGAGCTATCGTTACGATGCTTTGCTTGGGATGCCTGATTGGTGTTTTTGCCGGACAGGGTGAAGCCCAGACCGTGATCAACATTGCTACGGTCACCAACCCGGCCTTTGTCCACAACTATGCGGCGAAGTGGTTTGAGGAAGAACTGGAGAAGGCCCTTCCTGGCAAGTACAAGGTTGTGCTCCATCACTCCGGGGCGCTGGGCTCGGAAACCCAGGTACTTCAGCAGATCCAATTGGGCACTACGCAAATGTCTGTCTGCACGACCGGTCCAGTCGAGACTTTTGTCCCCGAAATCAAGGCCCTGGAGATGCCTTTTGTGTTTACATCCTATCAGGCCGCCGATAGCGCCCTGGACGGGCCAATCGGCAAATACCTCGCCGGACGGTTTGAAAAGGCGGGGTTTTTCCCGCTGCACTTTCTCGACAATGGCTTTCGCAATGTCACCAATTCCCGACGTCCGGTCAAAACACCCGCTGATTTGAAAGGGTTGAAAATCCGCACGATGGAATCGCCGACCCATCTGGCCATCTGGAGGGCGATCGGGGCAAACCCGACGCCGATGGCCTGGCCGATCTTTACAGCCTTGCAGCAGGGGGTCATTGACGGACAGGAAAATCCCATTGCCGTTATCCACGCCGCGAAGCTGATCGAAGCCGGGCAGAAACATCTGACTATTACCCGCCATGTTTATTCGGCGCTGGTGTTTGTTGCGAACAAAAATTTCATGGACAATCTGCCGGCGGCTGACAGGAAAATCGTGATGGCCGCCGCCCGCACGGCAAGCCTGAAGGGGCGTGCCTTTATCCGCGACAATGAGGCCAAGCAGTTGGCCGAACTGAAGGCGGCCGGAATGCAGGTCGAGGAGAAACCGGATATCGCGGCCTTCCGCAAGGCAACAGCGCCGGTAATCGATGCAACGACCGGTGAGACGAAAAAACTTATCCAGGAAATACGTAAAATTTCAAGGTAG
- a CDS encoding TRAP transporter large permease, producing MIVALLFALLFFLILIGLPIALSIGIPAIAIMLAPGVFPQGVTTSALGQTIVQLLFSGVDSFDLLAIPLFMMAGAIMEKGGISRQLIDFSDSLVGWVPGGLACACIVASMFFAGISGSAAADTAAIGAVIIPAMIKQGYPPALAGAVVAAGGSIGVIIPPSIPMVIYGFLTNESIAKLFAGGLIVGMLFGLSFMAVIIWLSLRHHYGNWRPFSLRGVWKSFREAKWALGAPVIVLGGILAGVVTVTEAAALALFYALLVSLTFNRDMKWRDLPPLIVRSQITAATILFIISMAKVFTWLVAMQQTSQHLGAAILGMGLPPWGALILVMAGLLLVGCVVETTAALILLVPVLAPLIAQLGIDPVQFGVLAVVNLAIGMLTPPVGICLFVSCGISGVSLGDISRAAAPFIFAALTVLLIAGAWPPLTVWLPSLLYR from the coding sequence ATGATCGTTGCGCTGCTCTTTGCCCTGCTTTTTTTTCTCATCCTCATTGGGTTGCCGATAGCTCTGTCGATCGGAATTCCGGCGATCGCCATAATGCTGGCGCCGGGGGTATTCCCTCAAGGCGTCACTACCTCGGCGTTGGGACAAACCATTGTCCAGTTGCTCTTCTCCGGGGTGGATTCCTTTGATCTTCTGGCGATCCCGCTGTTTATGATGGCCGGCGCCATCATGGAAAAAGGCGGCATTTCAAGGCAACTGATTGATTTTTCCGATAGCCTTGTTGGGTGGGTGCCCGGCGGGCTTGCGTGCGCCTGCATTGTCGCCTCCATGTTTTTTGCCGGCATTTCCGGTTCCGCGGCTGCCGATACGGCGGCTATCGGCGCGGTTATTATCCCGGCAATGATCAAGCAGGGCTACCCCCCCGCGCTTGCCGGCGCAGTGGTCGCTGCGGGCGGTTCCATCGGGGTGATCATCCCCCCCTCCATTCCGATGGTTATCTACGGATTTCTAACCAATGAGTCGATTGCCAAACTCTTTGCCGGCGGTCTGATCGTGGGAATGCTTTTCGGCCTGTCGTTTATGGCGGTGATAATCTGGCTCTCCCTGCGACACCATTACGGGAACTGGCGGCCCTTTTCCCTCCGCGGGGTCTGGAAAAGCTTCAGAGAGGCAAAATGGGCGCTGGGCGCCCCGGTGATTGTCCTCGGGGGAATACTTGCCGGCGTCGTCACCGTTACTGAAGCGGCAGCGCTTGCCTTGTTCTATGCCCTGCTTGTCAGCCTGACTTTCAATCGGGATATGAAATGGCGGGATTTGCCGCCGCTGATTGTGCGCTCGCAGATCACGGCGGCGACAATCCTCTTTATCATTTCCATGGCCAAGGTCTTTACGTGGCTTGTCGCTATGCAGCAGACAAGCCAACATCTCGGCGCCGCAATCCTCGGGATGGGGCTGCCGCCGTGGGGGGCGTTAATACTGGTAATGGCAGGGCTGCTTCTGGTAGGTTGCGTTGTGGAAACGACGGCCGCGCTGATCCTGCTGGTTCCTGTACTTGCCCCCCTCATTGCGCAGCTGGGGATCGATCCTGTACAATTCGGGGTGCTGGCGGTAGTCAATCTGGCGATAGGAATGCTTACTCCGCCGGTAGGAATTTGTCTTTTTGTAAGTTGCGGAATCTCCGGAGTTTCCCTGGGGGACATCTCGCGGGCGGCAGCGCCCTTTATATTTGCCGCCTTAACGGTGCTGCTGATTGCCGGCGCGTGGCCCCCCCTGACTGTCTGGCTGCCCTCACTGCTTTACAGGTAG
- a CDS encoding TRAP transporter small permease subunit: protein MGIADFINVTSRALNRAVERVLMLLGVAIGVILFCQVLFRYLGASLGWSEEVSRHLLVAITFLGGTSAYKHSNFIGLSGIGGLLGTKLQGFIARALQALTLTCFGIIAWFGIACTLNASAQTTSSLQIPMSIPFAVIPLAAIILVIHVLADMTNPARRSLP from the coding sequence ATGGGTATTGCCGACTTCATAAATGTAACCAGCCGGGCGCTCAACCGGGCAGTCGAGAGGGTGCTGATGCTGCTCGGCGTTGCCATCGGGGTGATTCTTTTTTGCCAGGTACTTTTTCGCTATTTGGGCGCCTCGCTGGGTTGGTCGGAGGAGGTAAGCCGGCATTTGCTGGTCGCCATTACCTTTTTGGGGGGGACCTCTGCTTATAAACACTCTAATTTTATTGGTCTTTCCGGGATAGGCGGGTTGCTGGGGACGAAACTCCAGGGATTCATTGCCAGGGCGCTCCAGGCGCTGACGCTTACCTGCTTCGGCATCATCGCCTGGTTCGGCATCGCCTGCACCCTTAATGCAAGTGCGCAGACCACATCCTCCCTGCAAATTCCGATGTCCATCCCGTTTGCCGTCATTCCCCTTGCCGCAATAATCCTGGTAATCCATGTGCTGGCCGATATGACCAACCCAGCCCGGCGGAGTCTCCCATGA
- a CDS encoding cation:proton antiporter, which produces MHSFILNDILIIILLSVVVLYLCHRLRLPLIVGFLLTGVIAGPHGFRLVREIAAVQTLAEIGVVLLMFTIGMEFSLRSLLRIRKTVLLGGSLQLVLTILAGFGAARLFGFSAKEAIFAGFLLSLSSTAIVLKTLQDRAEMESPHGNTALGILIFQDMAAIPMMLMVPLLAGSFQGGGSPLLLLAKAVGIVLLVPVMSKWVVPRIFFSIAKTRSRELFLITTIALFMAVAWLTYTAGLSLALGSFLAGLIISESEYSHQALGDILPFRDVFTSFFFVSIGMLLDVGFFLRHPVSLTLAAFAILAIKAATASIAAFFSGLPLRTALVAGMALAQVGEFSFILSETGVPFGLVVGDIYQAFLAVSILTMMATPSLIALAPAVAHAIVKQPLPRRLKQGMAPKKQEAPSRLENHLLIVGFGLNGRNLARAARIAGIPYMILEMNPAFVRSEKAKGEPIYYGDATQEAILLHANIRQARSLVVVINDRAAVRRITELARRLNPSIYILVRTRYISEINDLLKIGANEVIPEEFETSVEIFSRVLAKYFIPKDDIEKLIVEIRADGYEMLRSLSHNAQPSCTMNGCLPDLEISSFRIAEGASVIGQTLQETALRKKYGVTLLAVNRSSQIISNPSADFEFAAGDVLFLVGEAKKIQKIREVLNS; this is translated from the coding sequence ATGCACTCATTTATCCTTAATGATATTCTGATCATAATACTCCTGTCGGTCGTCGTGCTTTATCTATGCCATCGCCTGCGCCTGCCGCTCATTGTCGGCTTCCTGCTGACCGGAGTGATTGCCGGCCCGCACGGCTTCCGGCTGGTGCGTGAAATAGCGGCGGTTCAGACGCTGGCCGAAATCGGCGTGGTGCTGCTGATGTTTACAATCGGCATGGAGTTTTCGTTGCGGAGCCTGCTGCGGATCAGAAAAACCGTCCTGCTCGGGGGATCGCTGCAGCTTGTCCTGACGATTCTGGCCGGGTTCGGAGCGGCAAGACTTTTCGGCTTCTCTGCCAAAGAAGCTATTTTTGCCGGGTTTCTCCTTTCCTTGAGCAGCACGGCAATCGTCCTGAAAACCCTCCAGGATCGCGCGGAGATGGAATCCCCGCACGGCAACACGGCGCTGGGCATCCTTATCTTCCAGGATATGGCGGCGATTCCAATGATGCTGATGGTTCCGTTGCTGGCCGGTTCTTTTCAGGGCGGAGGGTCGCCGCTGCTGCTTTTGGCAAAGGCCGTCGGGATTGTCCTGCTCGTCCCGGTCATGTCCAAATGGGTTGTGCCCCGAATATTTTTCAGCATCGCCAAGACCAGAAGCCGGGAACTCTTTCTGATTACCACGATCGCTCTGTTCATGGCGGTAGCCTGGCTAACCTACACGGCAGGGCTCTCGCTCGCGCTGGGCTCTTTTCTCGCGGGGCTGATAATCTCCGAATCGGAGTACAGCCATCAGGCGCTGGGTGATATCCTGCCCTTTCGCGACGTCTTCACCAGCTTCTTTTTCGTCTCGATCGGCATGCTGCTCGACGTCGGCTTTTTCCTGAGACATCCCGTTTCGTTGACGCTGGCGGCGTTCGCCATTTTGGCAATAAAAGCTGCTACTGCGAGCATCGCCGCGTTCTTCTCCGGCCTGCCGCTGCGAACCGCCTTGGTCGCGGGCATGGCGCTCGCCCAAGTCGGAGAGTTTTCCTTTATCCTGTCAGAAACGGGTGTGCCCTTTGGCCTCGTTGTCGGCGACATCTACCAGGCGTTCTTGGCGGTTTCGATACTGACGATGATGGCGACCCCCTCCCTGATCGCCCTGGCGCCTGCCGTGGCCCATGCCATAGTTAAACAGCCGCTGCCTCGCCGCCTGAAGCAGGGAATGGCCCCCAAAAAACAGGAGGCGCCGTCCCGGCTGGAAAATCACCTGCTCATTGTCGGGTTTGGCCTGAACGGTCGCAACCTCGCCCGCGCCGCCCGGATCGCCGGCATCCCCTACATGATTCTGGAAATGAACCCCGCCTTTGTCCGCAGCGAAAAGGCAAAGGGAGAACCAATCTATTATGGAGACGCGACACAGGAGGCCATCCTGCTGCACGCAAATATCCGGCAAGCCCGCAGTCTGGTTGTGGTCATCAACGACCGGGCCGCGGTGCGGAGGATCACCGAACTTGCCCGCCGGCTGAATCCCTCAATATATATCTTGGTAAGAACTCGCTATATATCTGAAATAAATGATCTTTTAAAAATAGGCGCCAATGAAGTGATCCCCGAAGAGTTTGAAACTTCCGTCGAAATCTTCAGCCGGGTGCTCGCCAAATATTTTATCCCGAAGGATGATATCGAAAAACTGATCGTGGAGATTCGTGCGGATGGATATGAAATGCTCCGTTCCCTTTCCCATAACGCTCAGCCGTCCTGCACGATGAACGGCTGCCTGCCGGATTTGGAGATATCCTCCTTCCGGATCGCGGAAGGCGCCTCCGTAATCGGGCAAACCCTTCAGGAAACGGCACTGCGGAAAAAATACGGCGTGACGCTGCTGGCAGTCAACCGTTCTTCCCAGATAATCTCCAATCCTTCCGCTGACTTTGAGTTCGCCGCGGGCGATGTCCTCTTTCTGGTCGGAGAAGCAAAAAAGATTCAGAAAATAAGGGAAGTATTAAACAGTTGA